A single genomic interval of Nitrospirota bacterium harbors:
- a CDS encoding MBL fold metallo-hydrolase, giving the protein MPLEDEFSDIIKKARMGQGLSVAEISRTTGLPGGDITALERGDPPRDRAEVRALAKALGLRSGPLEQIAIDQWEPSGASPISWVETVRGSINGYGVQGYVVYDGGEALLIDSAYNASAMIDVLSKHHLRLVGICLTHGHADHADGIDQILKYREAPVYLGSEDVELLSWRPPADQLKAPEDGQTIAVGRLRVQCLATPGHTPGGICYRVDAESQRMCFVGDTLFAGSIGRSNPSALYQTHLGSVRTKVLGLPPEYRLLPGHGPATTVREELDHNPFALDH; this is encoded by the coding sequence ATGCCGCTGGAAGACGAATTTTCAGACATTATTAAGAAGGCGCGGATGGGGCAGGGGCTGTCGGTCGCCGAGATCTCCCGGACGACGGGATTGCCCGGCGGAGACATCACTGCGTTGGAGCGAGGCGATCCTCCGCGTGATCGCGCCGAGGTGCGGGCGTTGGCGAAGGCGTTGGGACTTCGTTCCGGGCCGTTGGAGCAGATTGCGATTGACCAATGGGAGCCGTCTGGTGCGTCTCCGATCTCGTGGGTGGAAACCGTACGGGGTTCGATCAATGGCTATGGTGTGCAGGGATATGTGGTGTATGACGGCGGAGAGGCGCTGTTGATCGATTCCGCCTACAATGCGTCGGCAATGATCGATGTCTTATCAAAGCACCATCTGCGTCTGGTCGGGATCTGTCTGACGCATGGTCATGCAGACCATGCGGATGGGATCGATCAGATTTTGAAGTATCGTGAGGCGCCGGTGTATCTCGGATCTGAGGATGTCGAACTCCTCAGTTGGCGACCTCCTGCCGATCAGCTCAAAGCGCCGGAGGATGGCCAGACGATTGCTGTTGGACGGTTGCGCGTGCAATGTCTGGCGACGCCTGGCCATACCCCTGGCGGGATTTGTTATCGAGTGGATGCCGAGTCTCAACGTATGTGTTTCGTCGGCGATACTCTGTTTGCGGGATCCATCGGCCGCTCGAATCCCAGTGCGCTGTACCAGACCCATCTGGGGTCGGTCAGGACCAAGGTCCTCGGGTTACCGCCTGAATATCGATTGCTGCCTGGGCATGGACCGGCCACGACGGTTCGTGAAGAGCTTGATCATAATCCCTTCGCCTTGGATCATTAA
- a CDS encoding pitrilysin family protein, with the protein MRDVKREPRNVKRGCGILIAMVMAFTVPALTACAGNPALGDPRQMTFKPVEFTPPEPDRVVLENGMVVYLLEDHELPLVSITATMRTGGWLDPADKVGLASLTGSIMRTGGGGGLSAEQVDEELEQFAGDVGISIGRQSGGASLDVLSKDLKRGLQIFAGLIRTPAFEPAKVELAKMQTIEGIRRRQDNPGSIVGREFVKLLYGADHPTARESSIESVTRITRDDLVAFHRDTIHPNGMMLGVTGDFDKTAMLALLRETFGDWKKGEVPVLAIADVPQSKTPKPVVRFVNKDTSQTHLRVGHLSIKEQDPDYVALAIANDILGGSSFRSRLFNDIRTKRGLAYSVGSRLNTGVHDQGVWLMRAETKLPSTQEVIARFIANMERMRTELVTDSELAEAKEAYVNSFVFSFASSSAIVGRLIELEYDGLPKDFLQQLRARVVALTKEEILAASKKHFHPERLTIVAVGASEALPKLLSGFGEVKEVKVAP; encoded by the coding sequence ATGAGGGACGTGAAACGTGAACCGCGAAATGTGAAACGGGGATGCGGTATTTTGATCGCGATGGTCATGGCCTTTACCGTTCCGGCGCTGACCGCCTGTGCCGGCAATCCGGCGTTGGGCGATCCGCGGCAGATGACGTTCAAGCCGGTTGAGTTCACGCCTCCAGAGCCGGATCGCGTGGTGCTCGAAAACGGCATGGTGGTCTATCTCCTGGAGGACCATGAGCTGCCGTTGGTCAGTATCACCGCGACCATGCGGACGGGCGGCTGGCTCGATCCTGCGGATAAAGTCGGCCTGGCGTCGCTCACTGGCTCCATCATGCGGACCGGCGGGGGCGGCGGTCTGTCGGCTGAACAAGTGGACGAGGAGTTGGAGCAGTTCGCCGGAGACGTCGGTATTTCAATCGGACGGCAATCCGGCGGTGCGTCGCTCGATGTCCTCAGCAAAGACTTGAAGCGGGGACTTCAGATTTTTGCCGGGCTGATTCGGACACCGGCCTTTGAACCGGCGAAGGTTGAATTGGCCAAGATGCAGACCATCGAAGGGATTCGCCGCAGGCAAGACAATCCCGGCTCCATCGTCGGCCGCGAGTTCGTGAAGCTGTTGTATGGAGCGGATCACCCGACGGCGCGAGAAAGCAGCATCGAGTCCGTCACCCGTATCACCAGAGACGACCTGGTCGCCTTTCACCGGGACACCATTCATCCGAACGGGATGATGCTGGGGGTAACGGGAGATTTCGACAAGACGGCGATGCTGGCCCTGCTGCGCGAAACGTTCGGCGATTGGAAGAAAGGCGAGGTGCCGGTGCTCGCCATCGCCGACGTGCCCCAGAGTAAGACGCCAAAGCCCGTCGTCCGGTTCGTGAACAAGGATACGTCGCAAACGCATCTGCGCGTCGGGCACCTGTCGATCAAAGAGCAGGATCCGGACTATGTGGCATTGGCGATTGCGAACGATATCCTGGGAGGCAGCTCCTTCCGCAGCCGCCTCTTCAACGACATACGCACGAAGCGAGGATTGGCCTACTCGGTCGGTAGCCGCCTGAATACCGGGGTACACGATCAAGGCGTCTGGTTGATGCGCGCAGAGACGAAGTTGCCGTCGACGCAAGAGGTCATTGCGCGGTTTATTGCGAACATGGAGCGGATGAGGACCGAGTTGGTGACGGACAGCGAATTGGCAGAAGCGAAAGAGGCCTATGTGAACTCGTTTGTGTTCTCCTTTGCCAGTTCGTCGGCGATCGTCGGACGATTGATTGAATTGGAATACGATGGGCTCCCCAAGGATTTTCTGCAGCAGTTGCGGGCCCGCGTGGTGGCCTTGACGAAAGAGGAAATCCTGGCTGCCTCAAAGAAGCATTTCCACCCCGAACGATTGACGATTGTCGCAGTCGGGGCCAGCGAGGCCCTGCCGAAGTTGCTGTCGGGGTTTGGGGAAGTTAAAGAAGTGAAGGTGGCTCCGTAG
- a CDS encoding pitrilysin family protein → MMTHVSRFSMLLLALAFSLDLSHAASPGLADRVVEQKLANGLTVLMVERHQTPVVSLNMTFRVGGVNEQVGQTGLAHLYEHMAFKGTRTVGTKDYEKERPVLEELFRVGTELEQRQREFARNSVGKSASPEERTAIEGLEKRFNELQETAGQFVAGNEMALLYQRHGGVGLNAATGKDMTRYMISLPANRLPLWAALEADRMAHPVLREFYKERGVVMEERRMRNDDSPNGLLFETFTSAAFRAHQYGIPTIGWESDILSLTPADTEAFFKAHYGPDNATIAIVGDINPKDVMALIEQTFGKIPAASPQPSMVTVEPSQRGERRVEVEFDAEPSLAIGFHKPGLGHPDDYVFDVIDAVLTDGLTSRLYEHLVREKRIAASVNSDSNYPGVRSPNLFVLNATPLAPHTTAEVEAAIYAELDRLKREPVSAKELEKVLNNLDADLVRALRSNGGLASQLALYQTVAGDWRYALKARDKIAAVMPADIQRVATEYFTKSNRTVATLVKKAGGKNVAAAPQHEVRQ, encoded by the coding sequence ATGATGACTCACGTTTCACGTTTTTCGATGCTGCTGCTCGCGCTCGCCTTCAGCCTCGACCTGTCGCATGCCGCGTCGCCCGGTCTGGCGGATCGTGTGGTAGAGCAGAAGTTGGCGAACGGATTGACAGTACTTATGGTCGAACGGCATCAAACACCGGTGGTGTCGCTCAACATGACATTCAGAGTCGGGGGGGTGAATGAGCAGGTCGGACAAACGGGCTTGGCGCACCTCTACGAACATATGGCCTTCAAGGGCACGAGGACGGTCGGGACGAAAGACTACGAGAAAGAGCGACCGGTTCTCGAAGAGTTGTTTCGGGTGGGAACCGAGCTGGAGCAGCGGCAACGTGAATTTGCACGGAATAGTGTGGGGAAATCAGCCAGCCCCGAGGAGCGAACAGCGATTGAGGGGTTGGAGAAGCGATTCAACGAGCTGCAAGAAACAGCGGGGCAGTTCGTGGCAGGTAATGAGATGGCCTTGCTCTACCAGCGTCATGGGGGCGTCGGGCTGAATGCCGCGACCGGCAAAGACATGACTCGTTATATGATCAGCCTCCCGGCCAATCGTCTGCCCCTCTGGGCGGCGCTCGAAGCCGATCGCATGGCGCATCCCGTCCTCCGTGAGTTCTACAAAGAACGCGGCGTGGTTATGGAGGAGCGGCGGATGCGGAACGACGACAGCCCCAACGGACTGTTGTTCGAGACCTTCACCTCTGCCGCCTTCCGCGCCCATCAATATGGGATTCCGACGATCGGCTGGGAGTCGGATATCTTGTCGCTCACGCCGGCCGATACCGAAGCATTTTTCAAAGCGCACTACGGTCCCGATAACGCGACAATCGCGATCGTGGGCGATATCAATCCGAAAGATGTGATGGCCCTGATCGAGCAGACCTTCGGCAAGATACCGGCTGCGTCCCCGCAGCCTTCCATGGTCACCGTCGAGCCGTCACAACGGGGGGAGCGTCGCGTGGAGGTGGAGTTCGATGCCGAACCGTCGCTGGCCATCGGGTTTCACAAGCCCGGGTTGGGCCATCCTGACGACTATGTCTTCGACGTCATCGATGCGGTCTTGACCGACGGACTCACCTCCCGGCTCTATGAACATTTGGTCCGCGAGAAGCGGATCGCCGCTTCGGTGAATTCCGATTCGAATTATCCTGGGGTCCGTTCGCCGAACTTGTTTGTGCTCAACGCCACTCCGCTGGCGCCCCATACGACGGCGGAAGTCGAGGCGGCCATCTATGCCGAACTGGACCGGCTCAAGCGGGAGCCGGTCTCTGCGAAAGAACTTGAGAAGGTCCTGAATAACCTGGATGCAGACTTAGTGCGAGCCCTCCGATCCAATGGAGGCCTGGCGTCACAGCTCGCGCTCTATCAGACGGTAGCAGGCGACTGGCGCTATGCGCTCAAGGCCAGGGACAAGATTGCCGCAGTCATGCCGGCGGATATCCAACGCGTGGCCACTGAGTACTTCACGAAGTCGAACCGTACGGTGGCCACATTGGTGAAGAAGGCCGGCGGTAAAAACGTTGCGGCGGCGCCGCAGCATGAGGTGAGGCAATGA
- a CDS encoding HAD-IA family hydrolase, which produces MMGKTSVELLIFDLDGTLIESKWDIATSVNLTLAELGLPQRPLEEIFGFVGDGVKQLLRLSVGESNRVTFEEALRVFRGQYLAHCLDRTTFYPGIGEMLTHFAGKRKAVATNKAIEYTNVILQGLGADHFQYVVGGDHGFGLKPEPGMLLHVMKELNVLPEHTVLIGDSTNDINGGHNAGIRVCAVGYGMGNRAKMDACQPDWFIERPEQLMELFI; this is translated from the coding sequence ATGATGGGAAAGACCTCAGTCGAATTGTTGATTTTTGATTTGGACGGGACGCTCATCGAGTCCAAGTGGGATATTGCCACCTCGGTCAACCTGACTTTGGCCGAGCTGGGACTGCCGCAGCGGCCACTCGAAGAAATCTTCGGGTTTGTGGGGGATGGGGTGAAACAATTGCTGCGTCTGTCGGTGGGCGAGAGCAACCGGGTCACGTTCGAAGAAGCCTTGCGAGTGTTCAGAGGCCAGTATCTGGCCCATTGCCTCGATCGGACGACCTTCTATCCCGGCATTGGAGAGATGCTGACGCATTTTGCCGGTAAGCGGAAGGCGGTGGCGACCAACAAAGCGATCGAGTACACGAATGTGATTCTTCAAGGGTTGGGAGCCGATCATTTCCAATATGTCGTCGGAGGCGATCACGGGTTCGGCTTGAAGCCGGAGCCGGGCATGCTGTTGCATGTCATGAAAGAATTGAATGTATTGCCCGAGCACACCGTGCTCATTGGAGATAGCACCAACGATATCAACGGCGGGCATAACGCCGGCATTCGCGTCTGTGCCGTCGGATACGGGATGGGGAATCGCGCCAAGATGGACGCCTGTCAGCCGGACTGGTTTATCGAACGACCGGAGCAACTCATGGAGCTATTCATATGA
- the pyk gene encoding pyruvate kinase, translating to MRKAKIVCTIGPASDSPAVLDQLIESGMDVARLNFSHGTHESHACAIKAIREAANRRQAAVAIIQDLQGPRIRIGDVDPGGIDLVAGQTVRLVTTLLRSGGQLGAQSLASSGMREISVAYQYLVRDVQPGARILIDDGLIELVAHRIIGSTVECGVVTGGRLTSHKGMNLPDTRISAPTLTDKDRDDLRFGIAQGVDYVALSFVRGPDDVVAARQLMADWGGDVPIIAKIERPEAVECLDAILDQADGVMVARGDLGVEMGPEAVPLLQKRIIAEANRRRRLVITATQMLESMTHHSRPTRAEASDVANAVFDGTDAVMLSGETAVGQHPVETVRVMNRIIRAAEEGSRSWYVRSSIAPQEEGSFPEAICHSAFSAASVIGASVIVAFSEGGTTARLLSKQRPAAPIVGLTPFETVRQRMALYWGVIPHTMRQIAQTDERIEEADRRLKTEGLAVTGQRIVILSGTRIGQPGETNLMKLHKIG from the coding sequence ATGCGTAAAGCTAAAATCGTCTGTACCATCGGCCCCGCCAGCGATTCGCCTGCCGTGCTGGATCAGTTAATCGAAAGCGGCATGGATGTGGCGCGCCTCAATTTTTCTCACGGGACTCACGAATCGCATGCCTGTGCGATCAAGGCCATTCGCGAAGCCGCGAATCGTCGGCAGGCGGCGGTGGCGATCATCCAGGACCTGCAAGGACCGAGAATTCGTATCGGAGATGTCGATCCGGGCGGGATCGATCTGGTGGCCGGTCAGACGGTGAGGCTCGTGACGACCCTGCTCCGGTCCGGCGGTCAACTCGGCGCACAGTCTCTCGCGTCATCCGGCATGCGGGAGATTTCGGTGGCGTACCAATATCTCGTGCGGGATGTCCAGCCAGGCGCCCGCATCCTGATTGACGATGGACTCATCGAGCTGGTCGCGCATCGCATTATCGGCAGCACCGTCGAATGTGGAGTCGTGACCGGAGGACGACTGACGTCGCACAAGGGTATGAACCTGCCGGATACGCGCATCAGCGCGCCGACTCTCACCGACAAAGATCGAGACGATCTCCGGTTCGGCATCGCCCAAGGGGTGGATTATGTGGCCCTCTCGTTTGTCAGGGGCCCCGATGATGTGGTGGCCGCAAGGCAGCTCATGGCCGACTGGGGCGGCGACGTGCCGATTATTGCAAAGATCGAACGGCCGGAAGCGGTGGAATGTTTGGACGCAATTCTCGATCAGGCGGACGGCGTGATGGTGGCGCGAGGCGATCTGGGCGTAGAGATGGGACCGGAGGCGGTTCCGCTCCTCCAGAAGCGGATCATCGCCGAAGCCAACCGACGACGACGACTTGTGATCACTGCCACGCAGATGTTGGAGTCGATGACGCACCACTCACGTCCGACCAGGGCCGAAGCGTCGGATGTGGCCAATGCCGTGTTCGACGGGACCGATGCCGTCATGCTGTCCGGAGAAACGGCGGTTGGGCAACATCCGGTTGAAACCGTTCGTGTCATGAACCGTATTATTCGGGCCGCAGAAGAGGGGTCACGATCCTGGTATGTGCGCTCGTCCATCGCGCCACAAGAGGAAGGGTCCTTCCCGGAAGCCATTTGTCACTCGGCCTTTTCCGCAGCCTCAGTCATCGGGGCGAGCGTCATCGTGGCCTTTAGCGAAGGGGGTACGACCGCGCGCTTGCTATCGAAACAGCGGCCTGCCGCGCCGATTGTGGGATTGACTCCCTTTGAGACCGTCCGGCAGCGGATGGCGCTGTACTGGGGTGTGATCCCGCATACGATGCGGCAGATCGCGCAAACCGATGAGCGGATCGAGGAAGCGGACCGCCGCCTGAAGACCGAGGGTTTAGCCGTCACGGGACAGCGTATCGTGATCCTCTCGGGGACCAGGATCGGCCAGCCGGGGGAAACCAATTTGATGAAGTTGCACAAAATCGGGTGA
- a CDS encoding 6-phosphofructokinase, with the protein MESTVDRLEFVTVEGLLAYGERLARRPAGEGVTLPPLSTSSVDRPQRTRDAMEQIRAFVQSAQGGFPGAAEYRAARRALIDEGCRGDELVFFAAWNALLAAGELGPLFRVPIESVQKPAHRRPVAIVPRAQLTPQLVEDRIVLDLGEDRFWLLPRDLTGRTLLFTMRHGVSRVESSTYRVGRRLANVLDPERGVPKADAVGAALAKMLGLVGQQLDFLHIHNYLDPRTFVHLVSHSPNTRQLYERVIAALMQAQEQQAESPSPACDPALDSQDFGWVTGLEKKLEAEEAAQAFGVDVQTAKRLIKHPLYSYPGGHSFFDVYVDIVDGFRRLGQSHEGKAVCLYSHSSTLRALMIYLDPRPFREAFTEFGEYKEGQDNVVLLTYEQGLLSGYSTAVGLSARERAARETWVKVERERRDRITLKPRQIKRIVALVSGGDFAGAGAALKELRVTGHRFGLEVYFVRHGFLGLANNWIEAVTEDDTRGMGSHASSPIGSSRFEDFKSEQVQQVTMRHLRPYMEDGALVVIGGDGSLRGARALYEGFGVQAVGIPGTIDNNLAGTTSLGFHSAVSLANQSIESLKATSSAMGSVFFVEIMGAGSGHLALACAYQARAEGILVNEHPDPDAYIDDIILGTLKRTLGVPNKSHLFVVAEQTPHRHHQDGGVRGLVEYVAGTLTTWPQFQARAGEYRLAPATKATILGHTLRGAPPTPEDKTIGQDLAYEAIRRLVKEPERVVGCMLAYRGPGTIEAVPLHSVAPKPFDWDIFARMHGSELP; encoded by the coding sequence GTGGAATCCACAGTGGACCGGCTTGAGTTTGTCACAGTCGAAGGACTTCTGGCCTACGGGGAGAGGTTGGCGCGTCGCCCCGCCGGTGAGGGAGTGACGCTCCCACCTCTTTCGACGTCCTCAGTCGATCGACCACAACGAACTCGTGACGCCATGGAGCAGATCAGGGCCTTTGTGCAGTCTGCGCAAGGGGGCTTCCCCGGGGCAGCGGAATATCGAGCGGCCCGTCGCGCGTTGATCGATGAGGGTTGCCGGGGCGACGAACTTGTGTTCTTCGCTGCCTGGAATGCGCTCCTTGCAGCAGGCGAGTTGGGCCCGCTCTTCCGCGTGCCGATCGAGTCCGTGCAGAAGCCGGCGCATCGCCGGCCGGTGGCGATCGTGCCGCGCGCGCAATTGACGCCGCAATTGGTCGAGGATCGTATCGTGCTGGATCTTGGTGAGGATCGGTTTTGGCTCTTGCCGCGAGACTTAACCGGCCGCACGCTCCTCTTCACGATGCGTCATGGTGTCTCCCGCGTGGAGAGCAGCACCTATCGAGTTGGACGTCGTCTCGCGAACGTGCTGGATCCTGAGCGAGGCGTCCCCAAAGCCGACGCAGTGGGTGCAGCCCTGGCCAAGATGTTGGGCCTGGTCGGGCAACAACTGGATTTCCTGCACATCCACAACTACCTCGATCCGCGCACCTTCGTCCATCTGGTAAGCCACAGCCCCAATACGCGGCAACTGTACGAGCGGGTCATCGCGGCGCTGATGCAGGCGCAGGAACAGCAGGCTGAGTCGCCCTCACCAGCCTGCGATCCCGCCTTAGACTCTCAGGATTTCGGATGGGTCACGGGTCTGGAGAAGAAGCTGGAAGCCGAGGAGGCCGCACAGGCATTCGGCGTAGACGTGCAGACAGCCAAGCGCCTGATCAAACATCCCCTCTACAGCTACCCGGGCGGACATTCCTTCTTCGATGTCTATGTGGATATCGTGGATGGGTTTCGCCGGTTAGGTCAGTCCCATGAAGGGAAGGCCGTCTGTCTCTACAGCCACAGCTCCACGCTGCGGGCGCTGATGATTTATCTCGATCCTCGTCCCTTTCGCGAAGCCTTCACTGAGTTTGGCGAATATAAAGAGGGACAGGACAACGTCGTCCTGCTGACCTATGAACAGGGACTCTTATCCGGCTATTCCACCGCGGTGGGCCTGTCGGCGCGGGAACGGGCGGCGCGGGAGACCTGGGTGAAGGTCGAGCGCGAACGCAGAGACCGGATCACGCTCAAGCCCCGACAGATCAAGCGGATCGTAGCCTTGGTCTCTGGGGGCGACTTTGCCGGGGCCGGCGCTGCGTTAAAAGAACTGCGCGTGACAGGCCACCGGTTTGGCTTGGAGGTCTATTTCGTTCGTCACGGGTTCTTGGGTCTGGCCAATAACTGGATCGAAGCGGTGACGGAAGATGATACTCGCGGCATGGGCAGTCATGCGAGCAGTCCCATCGGGAGCAGCCGCTTCGAAGATTTCAAGAGCGAGCAGGTGCAACAGGTCACGATGCGGCATCTCAGGCCATACATGGAAGACGGTGCCTTGGTCGTCATCGGCGGGGATGGGAGTCTTCGCGGCGCGCGGGCGCTCTACGAAGGATTTGGCGTTCAGGCCGTGGGGATTCCCGGCACGATCGATAATAATCTTGCGGGGACGACCTCCCTGGGTTTTCATTCAGCCGTGTCGCTGGCGAATCAATCCATCGAGTCGTTGAAAGCCACCAGTTCCGCGATGGGCAGCGTCTTTTTCGTCGAGATTATGGGGGCCGGGTCCGGCCATCTCGCCCTTGCTTGTGCCTATCAAGCCAGAGCGGAGGGCATCCTGGTCAATGAACATCCAGACCCCGACGCCTATATCGACGACATCATCCTCGGTACGCTCAAACGCACTTTGGGTGTGCCGAACAAAAGCCATTTATTTGTAGTGGCGGAGCAGACGCCCCATCGCCATCACCAGGATGGCGGCGTGCGCGGTCTTGTTGAATATGTCGCAGGCACACTCACGACCTGGCCACAGTTTCAGGCGCGTGCCGGTGAATATCGCCTTGCCCCAGCGACCAAAGCCACCATTCTCGGCCATACGTTACGGGGAGCGCCCCCGACCCCGGAGGACAAAACCATCGGACAAGATCTGGCCTACGAAGCGATTCGCCGCCTCGTCAAGGAGCCGGAGCGTGTGGTCGGATGCATGTTGGCCTATCGCGGGCCCGGTACCATCGAAGCCGTCCCACTCCACTCGGTAGCACCGAAGCCGTTCGATTGGGATATTTTCGCCCGCATGCATGGAAGCGAGCTGCCGTAG
- a CDS encoding ribonuclease domain-containing protein codes for MDRTWKVYGIVVVLAGLLLCGLTGCPNVDSSPEPTVPSASVSSVQSPGPALRDATPPLDRLHRTEQAPPQKARDLLAAIRQHEGKALPGYIGSGAFQNREKRLPRGRYREYDVNPKVRGRSRDAERIVIEQDTGKAYYTDDHYRTFTPLNGTP; via the coding sequence ATGGATCGAACCTGGAAGGTCTATGGAATAGTCGTCGTCCTTGCGGGACTGCTGCTCTGTGGTCTCACCGGTTGCCCCAACGTCGACTCGTCGCCTGAGCCAACTGTACCATCTGCCTCCGTCTCATCCGTTCAATCCCCAGGGCCGGCTCTTCGCGATGCCACACCACCTCTCGATCGGCTGCATCGAACCGAGCAGGCCCCGCCACAAAAAGCCCGAGACCTCCTAGCGGCCATTCGGCAACATGAGGGCAAGGCCCTCCCCGGCTATATCGGAAGCGGGGCATTTCAGAATCGTGAGAAACGACTGCCTCGCGGTCGTTATCGAGAGTACGATGTGAATCCCAAGGTACGCGGCCGCTCGCGGGATGCGGAGCGAATCGTCATCGAACAAGATACCGGGAAGGCCTACTACACGGATGATCATTACCGAACGTTCACACCGTTGAATGGAACACCATGA
- a CDS encoding barstar family protein, with protein MTSKLTLPAYLQSTKAPWTSLLIVNAGQRAESLMHPPTGFALKVIKGAKCQTTDGLLREWARALDFPDYFGHNWDALEECLADLEWLPAKGYILLITDAAQVLPDDDEEYATLLEVLRDAGEAWGNGQAGMGQPRATPFHVLFAVSEREKNKRAHWGMTDVTTQPIRKPGT; from the coding sequence ATGACATCGAAACTCACATTGCCTGCCTATCTTCAGTCAACGAAGGCCCCCTGGACCTCATTGCTCATCGTAAACGCAGGACAACGCGCTGAATCGCTGATGCATCCACCAACCGGATTTGCCTTGAAAGTCATCAAAGGCGCCAAGTGTCAAACCACCGACGGCCTGTTGCGCGAATGGGCCAGAGCCTTGGATTTTCCGGACTACTTTGGGCACAACTGGGATGCCCTTGAGGAATGTCTGGCCGACCTAGAATGGCTGCCAGCCAAGGGCTATATCCTCCTCATCACGGATGCGGCGCAGGTGTTGCCAGACGACGACGAAGAATACGCAACCTTGCTTGAGGTGTTGCGAGATGCGGGAGAGGCCTGGGGGAACGGACAAGCGGGAATGGGCCAGCCACGAGCGACGCCGTTTCACGTACTGTTCGCTGTATCGGAACGGGAAAAAAACAAACGGGCCCATTGGGGAATGACAGACGTCACGACACAACCGATTCGGAAGCCGGGAACCTAA
- the hemL gene encoding glutamate-1-semialdehyde 2,1-aminomutase: MKTTRSAKLFADTQLLIPGGVNSPVRAFRSVGGQPRFIKRAKGARLYDVDGNSYLDYVLSWGPMILGHAAPSVINTIKKAAANGTSYGAPTELELTLARMINQAFPSMEKVRLVSSGTEAVMSAIRVARGFTKRDNILKFEGCYHGHSDYLLAKAGSGLATLGIPDSLGVPADFAKHTLTVPYNDLQAVQQIIKEHRNTLACIILEPIAGNMGVVPPTPEFLSSLRRLTAENDILLIFDEVISGFRVAYGGAQTLYGITPDLTVLGKIIGGGLPVGAYGGRKEIMDLIAPSGPVYQAGTLSGNPLAVSAGIETLKQLKARGVYKKLDEQSAALAKGIGEAAKKAGISLTQTRVGSMLGTFFTSGPVVNWDTAKRSDTKRYGQFFHAMLEQGVYLAPSQFEAAFLSTAHSSRDIDYTVKAAHSAFKSL, encoded by the coding sequence ATGAAAACGACTCGTTCTGCCAAACTGTTTGCCGACACACAACTGTTGATTCCCGGGGGCGTGAATAGTCCGGTGCGGGCCTTTCGCTCGGTCGGAGGCCAACCCCGGTTCATCAAACGCGCCAAAGGCGCTCGTCTCTACGATGTCGATGGAAACAGCTACCTCGACTATGTCCTGTCATGGGGCCCGATGATTTTGGGCCATGCCGCCCCCTCGGTTATCAATACGATCAAAAAGGCTGCCGCAAACGGCACCAGTTACGGCGCACCGACCGAGCTGGAGTTGACGCTCGCCCGCATGATCAACCAGGCCTTCCCCTCGATGGAGAAGGTCCGGCTGGTGAGTTCCGGCACCGAAGCGGTCATGAGCGCCATTCGAGTCGCCCGTGGCTTTACGAAGCGAGACAACATCCTCAAATTTGAAGGCTGCTATCACGGCCACAGCGATTATTTGTTGGCGAAGGCCGGTTCGGGTCTGGCCACATTGGGGATTCCTGATTCGCTGGGAGTACCGGCTGACTTTGCCAAGCACACCTTAACGGTCCCGTACAACGACCTCCAAGCGGTGCAACAGATCATCAAGGAACATCGGAATACGTTGGCCTGCATTATTCTGGAGCCTATTGCAGGGAACATGGGCGTCGTGCCCCCGACCCCTGAGTTTCTTTCGTCTCTCCGACGACTCACCGCAGAAAACGACATCCTCCTGATTTTCGATGAAGTGATTTCCGGCTTTCGAGTGGCGTACGGCGGAGCCCAAACGCTCTATGGCATTACGCCGGATCTGACGGTGCTGGGGAAAATCATCGGCGGAGGCTTACCGGTCGGCGCCTACGGAGGACGGAAAGAGATCATGGATCTGATCGCGCCATCCGGGCCGGTCTATCAGGCAGGAACCTTGTCGGGAAATCCGTTAGCCGTGTCCGCCGGGATTGAAACACTCAAGCAGCTCAAAGCCCGCGGGGTCTATAAGAAGTTGGACGAACAATCGGCAGCGCTGGCCAAGGGAATTGGAGAGGCCGCAAAAAAAGCGGGCATATCCCTCACGCAAACCAGGGTCGGTTCGATGCTGGGCACTTTCTTTACGTCAGGACCGGTGGTGAACTGGGATACCGCCAAACGATCAGACACAAAGCGATACGGGCAATTCTTTCACGCGATGCTGGAGCAGGGAGTCTACTTGGCTCCCTCTCAATTCGAGGCCGCCTTCCTCTCAACCGCCCATTCAAGCCGCGATATCGATTACACGGTCAAGGCCGCGCATTCCGCATTTAAGAGCCTCTAA